The nucleotide window GCAGTGACCCAGAGAAAATGCAGAAGTGCCTTGATGTCCTTCAAAAAGAAACCGTGCGCCTTAGCGAGCGAATCGAGCGCTTGGTTGATTGGGGCCGTATGGAGGCCGGCAGACGCATCTATCATCCGAAGCGAGAAAAGATAGAACCCATCATAAACGATGCGCTCGCTGCCTTTGGCGGCATTACCTTGGGTCAAGGTCCACATCCGGAAGTTATGATGCAACCTGATCTTCCTGACATCTTGGTCGATCGATCGGCTCTTGTTGATGCCTTGGTGAACCTGCTATCCAATGCTTACAAGTACACAGGAGACGATAAACAAATCGCACTTCAGGTTATTACCGACACCCAGCACGTCCGTTTTTCGGTAAGCGATAACGGAGTGGGTATTCCAGGACGAGAGCATCATCGAATTTTTCAAAAATTTTATCGTGTGGACGAGAGGCTTTCCCGCACCGTAGAAGGCTCAGGCCTTGGGCTTGCGATTGTTAGGCACGTCGCAGATGCTCATCGTGGCTCTGTTGAAGTGGACAGTGAGCTAGGAGAGGGCAGCACATTTACGATGATTTTCCCAAGGCAGCAATGGGATGATGTCCCACAATCGGAGGATTCATGACAAAAGCCCGAGTGCTTGTGGTTGAAGACGATGAATCCATCGTGCTCGGCCTTCAGATGAACTTGGAGTCCGAAGGCTATATCGTTGAAAAAGCCACGGATGGAATGACCGGTCTAGACAAAGCAAGTTCTGAAGAATGGGACCTGGTTATTCTCGATATCATGCTGCCTAAGCTTAATGGCTATGAACTGCTCTCAAGGCTCAGAGAACGGAAGAAAGTCCCACCTGTTTTGATGTTGAGTGCACGATCCGGAGATATCGACAAAGTCATGGGCTTGGATCTTGGGGCCGAAGATTACATGACCAAGCCTTTTTCCATTGCT belongs to Myxococcales bacterium and includes:
- a CDS encoding two-component sensor histidine kinase; its protein translation is MAQIGLVAGSEDHKRGFRRIVALLVWLVIVPTALLLLLGVMMLVFWQAQLNVLFGIMVVTLVGCLVTGTVLSLVFLRKEANLSKLQLDFVSKVSHELRTPLTAIRMFVDMLQEDKGSDPEKMQKCLDVLQKETVRLSERIERLVDWGRMEAGRRIYHPKREKIEPIINDALAAFGGITLGQGPHPEVMMQPDLPDILVDRSALVDALVNLLSNAYKYTGDDKQIALQVITDTQHVRFSVSDNGVGIPGREHHRIFQKFYRVDERLSRTVEGSGLGLAIVRHVADAHRGSVEVDSELGEGSTFTMIFPRQQWDDVPQSEDS